A window of Castanea sativa cultivar Marrone di Chiusa Pesio chromosome 8, ASM4071231v1 genomic DNA:
ttgttcaaatctgtgaagtctacacatactctccactttccattcttctttttcactaccacTGTATTAGCCAACCACTCAGGATAAAATACCTCATTGATAGCTCCAGCCtgtttaagtttgatcacctcttctttgacagcctcggaatgttccttagatgaacgccgaggtggttgcttcctCGGTACTACAGCCGAGTTGACGTttagatgatgacaaatgaagctcagATCCACCCCGGGAACCTCATAAGAgttccaagcaaacacatcaatattttctttcagGAACATCATTAACTCTTCCTTCTCTTGAGGAGGCAGTTGAGATCCGACCTGAAAATACTTCTCCTTATCattatctattataattttttccaattcTTCTCACTCTGCCCCTTCTATCGTAACTCCAGATGACACTAGCTCCTTTGATTGCTACAAACTTTGCTCAGTTGATGCCGATGACTCCACCTCCGTTTGATGCCTAATGGCAGCCACCATGCACTGCCTGGCCATAGGCTAGCTACCTCTCAACTCTTCCACTCGGTCACTAGATAgatattttaccttcaaatgttGGGTAAAGGAGATAGCtcccatggcatgaagccaaggtcttgccacgaTGGCTGTATAGGGAGAAAAAGCATCCACCACTATGAAGTTGACATCCACTCTCTCCGACCCAGTTTGTACTGGTAGTTTGATTTGCCCCATTGGTATAACTACTTTCCCGTCTAAACCTACTAAGGGTAAATCATAACTATTTAAATCCCCTAGTTTCAGCCCTAAACCTTTGTACAGATCAAGGTACATAATTTCTGccccactgccttgatcaatcattacTCACTTCACGTCGTATCCTCCTATCTTGAGGGTAACCACCaatgcatcatcatgtggttgtaGAGTACCAGCCTTATCATCATCAGAGAAACTCAACATTGTTTGGCCCTCCATTCTACTCCTCTTGGGTTCAGGGTAGTATTCCCCCTCAAGTGGTTGGGCTACGAATAGTACCCTGGAGTGGTGAAAACCAACTTTTCCCAGTATGGCGAGAACAACATTAATTGTGCCTAGATGAGGTTTTGGAGAAGTATCCCTCTGAGATCCTGACCCTGCTTGGCTTCCTTGTCCAATGGGATGGTATAGGAATTGCTTTAGCTTACCTCCTCGTACCAACTGCTCTAAGTAGCCCCACAGAGTTCTACAATCCTCTGTAGCATGCCTTCGCTCCTGGTGGTACTGACAATGAAGGCTTTGATTACGCTTTGTGGGATCCCCTCCCATTTTGTTTGGCCACTGGAAAAAGggttcattcttaatttttttccaaaatttgatgcactggttctcgaaaCAACAAGTTAACTGCTTGTGGTGCAGTAGCAACTCTGCCTAGAAAAATTACGCTAAAAACAATTATTGTTGAACTTGtttgacctgaaatccctcctatCCTGAGGGACCACCTTCCCCTTGCCTTTACCTAATTGTTGATCCTCCTTGACCCGCTTATACTTGTCAATGCGATCCATAAGCTGGAGTACATTATTAACCGGTTTCCCTGTTAACGATTTCCTCAAACCATGCTCGGTAGGCTAGCCAACCTTGAAAGTTCTTATGGCCACATCATTAAAATctccatcaatctcattgaacatctcccagtatttGTCTGAATATGTTTTCAAAGTTTCTCCTTCTCGCATAGTCATAGACAACAAGGAGTCCAAAGACCGAGGAACcctgctgcatgtaataaagcAGGATCCAAACGCCTGGGTGAGTcccttaaaagaatcaatagaACCTGCCCCCAagccgttaaaccatctcattgccacaggtcccaagctggatgGGAACATCTTGCATATCAAAGCTTCATTCCTAGAGTGTAcggccatcctctggttgaagtggctcacatgctccacagggtTTGTGTCGTCCATTGTATATGGTGAACGTTGGCTGAGTGAACCGCCGAGGAAGTGTGCCCTCTTCGATTCTACGCGTGAAAGGTGATTTAGCAATTTGGTTCAACGCCCTGTTCAGTCATTTCTCAGGCCTTTTCAAGATAAACTTTTACTTCTGTGGACACGCGAGCTGTCCCCTTCACACGAAAATGATTCACTAGGGGGAGTCCTTGATCTGGGCCTGTATTTGCTATCTCCATCATCGCCAAAAGAGGGGTTAGAAGTGGAAGGGGTTCATTTTCGTCGCTCACGGTGTagcttcctcttcaaacgatcaATCTCCAGCTACATGGCTCTAGCACGCTTTACATGAGAGGCACGACTCCCACTTAGTGATTGACTCCTGCTAGTATGGGCAATATGCACACTCCCCTCCTGATTCCTACTTCGCTCAAGATGGAGGGAATGCTCTAAACGTTGGGACCCCATAGACTCCGTTTGATGAGGACCTGAACCTACCATAGCTGGATATTAAACTCAATGAAAAAccaagatttcccacagacggcgctaaTTGTAAAgacacaatttgcacctaagcccaatTATAGAGAGGGTATAggtccaaagagcccaatacataaatttgtagagagtgagttcGAAATCTAGTTTCTTATGAGTTTAGATAGCAACGGTAGCGGCCCAAGATCACAAAATGATAATGATAGACTAATTTGTATGATGaaaaattgtcctcggactcaagccaaTGAGCTGgttcttatatttcttctttcttaaagaCAGGTTACAAATATTCAGTCTAcagtcttctctctcttttttctccgaTCCCCTTATCTTGGggctttcctcttccttttgtACTTccctttttcctctctctacTCTCCACATATGGATCAGATTGCCGGgcaggatacttgtcccatcaaccccTTCCTGAAGCTTTTGAAGATAGTTATAAGGCTGAATCCTGCTACTCAagcatcacttcctcattaatgcggccaaagagttagctgcagagcattcaatacaGTAGCAACAGCTTTGTCTTTAGATATTTCCTAATTTTCCTTTGTCCTATACCCTTGTGTTGCACATCCTTATCAACAGAGTCTTACGGGACATTCCGACCTCTGCTTAGCTAATCCAATGAGATATCCCTCTTCGGACCAACTTCTAGGATGATCACGATCAGACTTTGCTTCTCTATAaactaacacaaactcttaGTATGATGTTTACCCATCCTCATACTGCttaatgtcctcggattgggcctccAGCCGAATATGCATATATAATATGCACTCCTGGACCCATCTCCCCCACAGTTTTCAATTCCTACCATCATCTCATTAacgaaaatattttatttgatagaCAGAGTGCACCACTAGTACACTAAATGACGATGCATCaattaaaatagtattaaaaaaattatttggcattaaaaaaatgccgCGTCAACATCCTCtaccatttaaatttaaaataattccttcaattttatttattcttaataaataaaactttttttttcatttgtttttttttctctcataaacaaacacaaaactaaacatgaacaaaaacccaaaaaatcaaaccaCCACACAATGCCAAAACATCACCGGTGAGTTAAGATTTCACTTTCAcactttcatttttcaatttcgtatttctctctctcatttctttttctccctaATGTTTTGGGATATAGGTTTGATTGGTGGGAGTTGAAGTGGttttgggatttgggtttgattAGTTTGATCTAggttagagaaagaaagagaggctGAGATTGGTTTGATctaggggagagagagagagagagtctgagATTGATGATTTTCTAGGTGAGTTTGAGATTGATGGTG
This region includes:
- the LOC142606086 gene encoding uncharacterized protein LOC142606086, which codes for MDDTNPVEHVSHFNQRMAVHSRNEALICKMFPSSLGPVAMRWFNGLGAGSIDSFKGLTQAFGSCFITCSRVPRSLDSLLSMTMREGETLKTYSDKYWEMFNEIDGDFNDVAIRTFKAELLLHHKQLTCCFENQCIKFWKKIKNEPFFQWPNKMGGDPTKRNQSLHCQYHQERRHATEDCRTLWGYLEQLVRGGKLKQFLYHPIGQGSQAGSGSQRDTSPKPHLGTINVVLAILGKVGFHHSRVLFVAQPLEGEYYPEPKRSRMEGQTMLSFSDDDKAGTLQPHDDALVVTLKIGGYDVK